The sequence AGACAGCCACTCACGACGAAGTTAGTTACTTGTAGCTTAATGTTACAAGTTAGCTTAtcaacaatcgtgaatttttTCTgttcttttttttttttttttttttttttattCGTGATGAATAATAACTCCAGCTGTCCAAAAGAGCACGTTCGCTCAGCAAAATGTATTTGAACTTATCTTTCACCTGTCATGCTGGACGATTTTGAATTGTCGAATACAATTTCGGCATTTATGCACCATGCCCGAGGCAAGCACGTTTATGCACGTGTTGCTCTCCATCATCAACTGCCCTAAGCCACCATGACTGCTCACAGCCACGAGTGGTACATCTGGCGTTGCCAATTCGAAGCGTAACGTTTCACAGTCTGTGGTAGACATACCATGGACCCTGTGATACATGCCAGGCCAACAAGCACTTTTCAAGGGAGATTGAGATTTGGTCACGAGGTGTTTCCAGCGCGTGTGTGTCGAGACGGTTGTGGCTGAGTTGCTTTTGAACGGTGTTGCTCCCCTGCATTGCAGATCTCCGAGTTGTTGCCCGAAACCACATTTTGTAGTTCCGCCACCAGATCGATGGAGGATGCCTCTCACGCTCCTCTGAGCCCAAACGTGTCTTGAAGGCCACAGACCGTTCGCATACTAGCCGCTGGCAGTAGAGCGAAACGTTGGAGCTACCTTCCTGCCTCGGAGCATGCAGGGTTTAGTCCCGTGTGCCAAGTCCCCTCTTTGATAGGCTACTTAGTGTCGTTCTTGTCTCCTTCTGTGCTCGTCTTTCTCCCTGTTCAAAGTCGGTCAGTCCAACCTTTGACCTTTTTCCTTCCTGACCACTCCCATCGACATCAACACATCCCCGTCGCCGTTCTACTGTTCTACTCCCACCTTCAGCTTGAAGGCATCGTTCAATCATGCCTGCTCCAGTGCTCACTACCAATGGCTCGTCAAGTCAGTTTCAGGTTCAATCAGTTCCCTCGCACGTTCGTACCATTTGCTGTATTGGTGCTGGCTACGTTGGTGGCCCCACCTGCTCCGTAATCGCATTCAAGTGTCCCCACATCAAGGTCATTATTGTAGATGTCAATCCGGCACGTATCGCCGCATGGAACTCGGACGATCTGCCTGTTTTCGAGCCTAGTCTTGATGCAGTCGTACGTGAGTGCCGCGGACGAAACCTCTTCTTTTCGACTGACATCGATGCGGCGATCCAGGAAGCCGATTTGATCTTTGTCTCTGTCAACACTCCTACAAAGACATCGGGCGTCGGTAAAGGTTTCGCAGCTGACCTGCACTACGTCGAAGCTTCGACGCGTCGTATTGCATCCGTAGCTACGAGTTCTAAGATTATCGTAGAAAAGTCAACTGTGCCATGCCGAACCGCAGCTAGCATGAGGACCATCCTCGAGTCAAATTCGAGCTACACGGCTGATGGAACCCTGATCTCATTCCAGATTCTCTCCAACCCTGAATTCTTGGCGGAAGGTACGGCAATCCGCGACCTGATGGCACCCGATCGTGTGCTCatcggctcgctcgacacaCAACAGGGCaaggcagcagccaaagccCTCAGCGAAGTCTATCAAAACTGGGTCGATCCATCCAAGATCTACGAAACAGGACTCTGGTCTTCGGAGCTCAGCAAGCTTGCCGCTAACGCTCTTCTAGCCCAGCGCATTTCGAGCATCAACTCGCTCTCCGCGATTTGCGAGGCTACGGGTGCCGATGTAGACGAAGTCGCCCACGCCTGTGGTCTCGATGGACGTATCGGGCCGAAATTCCTCAAAGCATCGGTCGGGTTCGGCGGAAGCTGTTTCCAAAAGGACATTCTCAACCTCGTTTACTTGTCCGAGTCGCTCGGACTCAACGAGGTAGCCGACTACTGGCACCAGGTGATCAAGATGAACGAATACTCCAAGTCGAGGTTTGCCCAAAAAGTCGTTTCCACGCTGTTCAACACGATCACGATGAAGAAAATTGCAGTTCTGGGTTTTGCATTCAAGAAGAATACCGGTGACACACGTGAATCAGCGGCGATCACGCTCTGCAAGTACTTCCGTCAGGAACGTGCCCAGATCTCTATCTACGATCCCAAGGTGACGACAAACCAGATCATGCTCGATCTCACCGAGCCAGGTGTGGTCGATGATGTCGAGGcggtcaagcagcaggtcAAGATCGCCGGTTCGATGAAGGAAGCGTGCGAGGACGCCGAGGCGGTCGTCATTTGCACCGAGTGGGACGAGTTTAGAGATGCAACAGCACAGGACTGGGATGAGATCTACAGAAGCATGAAGAAGCCCGCTTTTGTGTTTGACGGCAGGGGGATTGTCGATGCAAAGGTGCTGAGAAGCGTTGGTTTCAAGGTGCACGCCGTCGGCAAGGGCCCTCTCATCGTGGACCCAATTTGGGCTTGATTGAGAGTTGTCTAGTTTGTGCTCGTTGCCCCTTTACATACCTTTATCCCGCTCTC comes from Mycosarcoma maydis chromosome 1, whole genome shotgun sequence and encodes:
- a CDS encoding putative UDP-glucose 6-dehydrogenase, with the protein product MPAPVLTTNGSSSQFQVQSVPSHVRTICCIGAGYVGGPTCSVIAFKCPHIKVIIVDVNPARIAAWNSDDLPVFEPSLDAVVRECRGRNLFFSTDIDAAIQEADLIFVSVNTPTKTSGVGKGFAADLHYVEASTRRIASVATSSKIIVEKSTVPCRTAASMRTILESNSSYTADGTLISFQILSNPEFLAEGTAIRDLMAPDRVLIGSLDTQQGKAAAKALSEVYQNWVDPSKIYETGLWSSELSKLAANALLAQRISSINSLSAICEATGADVDEVAHACGLDGRIGPKFLKASVGFGGSCFQKDILNLVYLSESLGLNEVADYWHQVIKMNEYSKSRFAQKVVSTLFNTITMKKIAVLGFAFKKNTGDTRESAAITLCKYFRQERAQISIYDPKVTTNQIMLDLTEPGVVDDVEAVKQQVKIAGSMKEACEDAEAVVICTEWDEFRDATAQDWDEIYRSMKKPAFVFDGRGIVDAKVLRSVGFKVHAVGKGPLIVDPIWA